Proteins encoded together in one Syntrophorhabdaceae bacterium window:
- a CDS encoding ADP-ribosylglycohydrolase family protein, which produces MMERHIKDKILGGLWGAIIGDALGVPVEFKSRGEIKTNPVTTMRGYGTFNLPAGSWSDDSSLMLCTAESLLNGFNTHLMGQLFIRWLNDAYWTPWGDTFDVGGTTHSGIMRMMRGIKPEEAGADNEWDNGNGSLMRILPVAIYFAKSPVPDLLNAAHSASSLTHRHTRSLIACGIYSIMVSALLKDESPYDSYIYAVNQAKINYDKKPYSHELIHFKRIMDGSIHQLPEDEIQSSGYVVHTLEASIWCLLNSKTYKEAVLKAVNLGYDTDTTGIVTGGLAGITFGINAIPEEWINTAARKEDIEKLFKDFLDSLAGRW; this is translated from the coding sequence ATGATGGAAAGGCATATAAAAGATAAAATCTTGGGAGGTCTCTGGGGTGCCATCATAGGGGATGCATTAGGGGTGCCGGTAGAGTTCAAAAGCAGAGGCGAGATAAAGACAAATCCTGTGACCACAATGCGTGGTTACGGCACATTCAATCTCCCTGCCGGTTCATGGTCTGATGACTCATCGCTTATGCTCTGCACAGCAGAAAGCCTACTTAATGGCTTTAATACCCACCTTATGGGACAACTGTTCATCAGATGGCTCAACGATGCCTACTGGACGCCCTGGGGTGATACGTTCGATGTGGGAGGCACAACCCACTCGGGCATCATGCGCATGATGAGAGGTATAAAGCCCGAAGAGGCAGGGGCAGATAATGAATGGGATAACGGCAACGGCTCTCTTATGCGCATACTGCCGGTAGCCATATATTTTGCCAAATCCCCGGTTCCCGACCTTCTAAATGCCGCCCATAGTGCATCTTCTCTGACACACCGGCATACAAGGTCTCTTATTGCCTGCGGTATATATTCCATTATGGTATCCGCATTATTGAAAGATGAAAGCCCTTATGACTCATACATCTATGCCGTTAATCAGGCAAAGATAAACTACGATAAAAAACCCTACTCTCATGAACTAATCCACTTTAAACGTATTATGGATGGCAGTATCCATCAACTACCCGAAGATGAGATACAATCAAGCGGTTATGTAGTGCATACCCTTGAAGCAAGTATATGGTGTCTTTTAAACTCTAAGACATATAAAGAAGCAGTCCTGAAGGCAGTGAATTTAGGCTATGATACAGATACCACAGGCATAGTCACTGGTGGCCTTGCAGGCATTACCTTTGGAATCAACGCAATCCCTGAAGAGTGGATAAACACAGCAGCGAGAAAAGAGGATATAGAAAAATTATTTAAAGATTTTCTTGATTCATTAGCAGGAAGATGGTGA
- a CDS encoding C-GCAxxG-C-C family protein, with amino-acid sequence MKRSAIAIDKFLEGYNCAQSVLYSFCDDLKLDKNIALKIACGFGAGMGRKQEVCGAVTGGIMVIGMKYGRGENQDLTKTDKAYQKTRELMDRFIEKHNTYICRRLIEGCELITVEGQKEFREKELKTKVCTSCVSNVVEILEDIID; translated from the coding sequence TTGAAAAGGTCAGCAATTGCCATAGATAAATTTTTAGAAGGCTATAACTGTGCTCAATCAGTACTTTATTCATTTTGTGATGATTTAAAACTTGATAAAAATATTGCATTAAAAATAGCATGTGGTTTTGGGGCTGGAATGGGTCGAAAACAAGAGGTTTGTGGAGCGGTTACAGGGGGCATTATGGTGATAGGCATGAAATATGGAAGAGGAGAAAATCAAGACCTTACTAAAACTGATAAAGCATACCAAAAGACTCGTGAATTAATGGATAGATTCATTGAAAAACATAATACATATATTTGCAGGAGATTGATTGAAGGATGTGAATTGATAACTGTGGAAGGTCAAAAAGAATTTAGAGAAAAGGAATTAAAAACTAAAGTCTGCACATCATGTGTAAGTAATGTAGTTGAAATACTTGAAGATATAATTGATTAA